One genomic region from Rosa rugosa chromosome 1, drRosRugo1.1, whole genome shotgun sequence encodes:
- the LOC133727341 gene encoding uncharacterized protein LOC133727341, whose amino-acid sequence MHMEKGAELVRRCSKNGVCAKYKKKKYTNQLLELDACLQRQLNVLRVQVASDVRETTASIRSIQKMIKRIEESGVMKNQMEMNGPCEVVVEASTPDEQNDGLVEPSSPDKQNEGSVSVSKMEAADIRVERSGEVREKSEIPNWFEVPEPPLFTVGLDVALKEMKMKLLESGGWVYEDWCVGCWRSREDHIGENVVS is encoded by the coding sequence ATGCATATGGAGAAAGGTGCAGAGCTAGTCCGCAGGTGCTCCAAGAATGGTGTGTGCGCCAAatacaaaaagaagaaatacacCAACCAACTTCTTGAGTTGGATGCATGTCTTCAGAGGCAGTTGAATGTACTGAGAGTGCAGGTGGCAAGCGATGTGAGGGAGACCACAGCTTCGATAAGGAGTATACAGAAGATGATCAAGCGAATTGAGGAGAGTGGTGTCATGAAGAATCAAATGGAAATGAATGGTCCGTGTGAAGTAGTTGTCGAGGCTTCAACCCCTGATGAACAGAATGATGGTTTAGTTGAACCTTCATCCCCTGATAAACAGAATGAGGGTTCGGTTTCAGTGAGTAAAATGGAGGCAGCAGATATAAGAGTTGAAAGAAGTGGTGAGGTGCGAGAAAAGAGTGAAATTCCAAATTGGTTTGAAGTACCTGAACCTCCATTGTTTACAGTTGGGTTGGATGTGGCTTTGAAAGAGATGAAGATGAAGCTACTGGAGTCTGGAGGATGGGTTTACGAAGATTGGTGTGTGGGGTGTTGGAGGAGTCGGGAAGACCACATTGGGGAAAATGTTGTGTCATGA
- the LOC133720265 gene encoding methyl jasmonate esterase 1-like yields MDHIIRGKHFVFFLLSLSLAATTSGASSFCQLSSFGKKHFVLIHGACQGAWTWYKVATLLKHSGHNVTALDLGASGINPIQAQQFPSLSDYIEPLTKLMVSLPPEERVILVAHSMGGAVISIFMERFPEKIAAAVYVTGFMSGPTLNYSTIFTEINKKLDYMDSQYRYDAGPNNPATSFLTGPMVLASKFYQLSPPEDLTLSLSVMRFSPLYNYDVIKLTKEKYGLVPRVFIVADQDHGIVLDVQNFMIKNNPPNEVKVINGSDHMVMLCRPVELFSHLQDIAEKYF; encoded by the exons atggatCACATAATTAGAGGTAAGCACTTTGTGTTCTTTCTTTTATCTCTTAGCTTGGCAGCAACTACTTCCGGTGCTTCTTCTTTTTGCCAACTGAGCTCTTTCGGGAAGAAGCACTTTGTGCTGATTCATGGAGCCTGTCAAGGAGCGTGGACTTGGTACAAGGTGGCAACTCTACTCAAACACTCGGGACACAATGTCACAGCTCTTGACTTGGGAGCATCCGGAATTAACCCGATCCAGGCACAGCAATTCCCTTCGCTCTCTGACTACATTGAACCGTTGACAAAGCTCATGGTGTCTCTGCCGCCAGAGGAGAGGGTTATTCTCGTGGCTCATAGCATGGGTGGAGCTGTTATATCTATTTTCATGGAGAGGTTTCCTGAGAAGATTGCTGCTGCTGTTTATGTCACTGGTTTTATGTCCGGACCTACTCTCAATTACTCCACTATTTTTACAGAG ATTAACAAAAAGCTGGATTATATGGACTCTCAGTACAGATATGATGCAGGGCCTAACAATCCTGCAACGTCCTTCCTCACCGGGCCCATGGTCTTAGCCTCAAAATTCTACCAGCTCTCCCCACCTGAG GATTTAACACTAAGCTTGTCAGTAATGAGGTTTTCTCCTCTCTATAATTATGATGTGATAAAGCTCACCAAGGAGAAATATGGATTGGTTCCAAGAGTATTCATCGTGGCGGATCAAGATCATGGAATAGTCTTGGACGTGCAAAATTTTATGATCAAGAACAATCCACCAAATGAAGTCAAAGTGATTAATGGTTCTGATCACATGGTTATGCTCTGTAGACCGGTGGAGTTGTTTTCCCACCTCCAGGATATTGCTGAGAAATATTTTTAA